CTACAATAAGATCTTCTGTTTTAAGAAGGCCATCCTCTCTAATGGGTTTTACCTGCTTCTCCTTCAATCGGGCTTTAATCCGGGCTATGACCTCTTTAGGCTCAAAGGGCTTAACGATGTAGTCATCTGCCCCTATGTCAAAACCTTGTATCTTATCTTCCAGCATATCCCGTGCCGTCAGCATAATGATGGGTATTGAGCTTGTACTTCTTACAATCTTACACACTTCCCACCCATTAATGATCGGTAACATGATATCAAGCAAAATAAGATCAATTTTTTGCTCTTTTAGTAGATTAAGTGCCGTGCTACCATCATGGCTAAAAAACCGTGAAAATCCGGCATTAGAAAGGTAAAGATCCAGAAGTTCACAAATATTTTTATCATCATCGACTACTAATATGGTTTTGCCCTTCAAGGCATTTCACCTCCGCGTGTATTTTTTATTAAGTAGTCACTGTCACAAGTATCTCTCTGGGTAGACCCTCTCTCCAGTTATCATTTCTCTAACCTTAGTTCTAACTGATGAGCCGTATGAAGTCAAACTAATTCGAAACACATACCTAAACAATACAATAAACCACGACGAAGGCTAGAGTCAGGGGCAGAACCAAGACCAGAGTCATTGCTTCGAACTAAAGGAAATGAGCATAGTTAAAAGAATCTACTTCTCAGTGAGGGCGTAAAGTTTCATCACGGTCGCCCAATTGCGGGTGGTTACGCCGTCTCCTAATACGCGGCCAACGGCTTCAGGCAATTGGCTCGCTAATATCCCGTCAGGGCACCAAAGGTATGCAACGCGAACCCCAATAGCCAGAACCTCTGATCCCCACTCCTGCTCAGCCAAGGGCTCAAGCCGTGTTCGTTCCGCTGGGTTTCGAAGAACTGCGACTAACAATCGTGAAGGATTGTCAGCCACCCCAGCCAAGGGGTTATCGTTCACGATAGTGGCGATCTCTGCTGCTGTCAGAACTATTACCCGTGCTGAGATACCGATTCGGTTAATAAGAGCCTCTTCTATGCGAGCAGCTACGCTAACTGCCTCCGTGTCCAGTGAGGCAAAGATGACGTTGCCACTATTAAGAAGAGTACGTACGTTCCGATAACCAATATCCTCGAACAAGGCACACAGATCCGCCATCGCTACGCGCTTAGCGCGCCCGACATTGATCCCGCGTACTAACGCTACCAACTTTTCTACCATAACAAATCCTCCTACTGAAATTCTTCAAAACCCTCTCATGGACGCGATCTGACAAATCCGATACAATGAATCAAAAATGAGGTGGCGAAATTCATGAAGTGCGATCTTTTGATCAAGAGTGGTTTCATTATTGATGGTACGGGAAACCCCGGATTCTATGGCGATTTGGCAATAGGTGAAGGGAAGATCATAGAAATTGCCGCCAACCTTGAATATAACGCCGAGAGAGTGATCGATGCCTCGGGACTAACCGTAAGTCCGGGTTTTATTGACCCGCATGTTCATGCCGAACTTACCGTGCTAACGAGTGGTAAGTTTGAAGAATTTCTCCGCCAAGGGGTTACCACGATGGTTAATGGAAACTGTGGACATTCTATCACCCCCTATTCTTCCGATAACATCTATGATTATATGGCGCATAAGGGGCTTATCTCCTTCGAGGCCAAAGAACGCAATAAGCGGATCGTACCCGCTTGGGCTAATTTTTCGGGTTATATTGACGTTATCAAAAACAAAGGTACCAGCGTAAACATGGGATTCCTCTTAGGGCATGGCACGTTAAGATGGAGTGTTATGGGAGAGGCCAAAAATAGAGAGCCCACTGCGAAAGAAGAAAAGGAACTAAACTACCTGATTGAAGAAGGCATGGAACAAGGGGCATTAGGGATCTCCACGGGTTTAGCCTATGCCCCAAGCAAATATGCCGATACCGATGAACTCATTAAACTATCCAAGATCTCAAAAAAACATGACGGCATCTATACATCTCATATCAGAACCCATATTGGCATTCTAGATGCCGTTAAGGAAGCTATACGCATCGGCGAAGCGACAGGCATAAGAGTTCAAGTGTCCCATCTAACGCCGACAGTTCCCGAAGCATTTGATCAAATACTCGCTGCCCGCGAAAGAGGCGTAGAAATTGCTGTCGATACGATCCCCAAGACCAGTGGGCATTTTAAGAGAAAGGATAGACTGCTAGAGTTTATAGGCATCAATGCTTCACAAGACCCCTTCTTAACCCCTGAGGAGAAACGGAAAATCTTGAAGAAAATCAGATTTAGAGACCACCTTCTGGTGATTAATACAGATGATCCTCAAATGGAAAATCGAACCTTAAAAGAAATTGCTTGTGAAAGAAATATGAAGGTCGATGAGCTATTCCTTAATCTATTAGAAAATGACAGTCCTAACCTAACCTTCTGTCAGGGTGGACTCATTCGACGGGATTTCCCCGGGACCTCTTATGCGGATAATATCGCCCATAATCCACTCGTCATGGCTGGATCGGATAAAGTATTTGGTGAAATAGACGACCCTTATGACTGGTATGAGTTATTTAGAAAAGGTGCCTTTCCCTTATTTTTTGACTTATGCAAGCAAAAAGGTGTGAGATTAGAAGAGATTATCAGACGGATCACGTCTCTACCAGCACAGCAGTTTAGATTAACTGACCGTGGTACGCTCGCCAAGGGAAAAGCAGCGGATATAGCCATTATTAATATGGATCACTATTATTATCCCTCAAATGAGAAAATTGATTATAAAAGTCCTTTAACTATGGCCAGAGGAGTTAAGTATACGATTGTGAATGGCAATGTTGCTTTAGATGATGGGACATTAAAAGACGTAAATTCAGGACAGCTATTATCGAAGTATGGTAGGAAATTGCCCCTTTAATCTCTTCAAATAAGCATAACTAAGGCCAATGTAATTTTAATCAGACAGCCGCTCTCTAAAAAGGAACCAGCAAGCCGCCTTATGCGATTTGCTGGTTCC
The sequence above is a segment of the Desulfosporosinus sp. Sb-LF genome. Coding sequences within it:
- a CDS encoding DUF1697 domain-containing protein, with amino-acid sequence MVEKLVALVRGINVGRAKRVAMADLCALFEDIGYRNVRTLLNSGNVIFASLDTEAVSVAARIEEALINRIGISARVIVLTAAEIATIVNDNPLAGVADNPSRLLVAVLRNPAERTRLEPLAEQEWGSEVLAIGVRVAYLWCPDGILASQLPEAVGRVLGDGVTTRNWATVMKLYALTEK
- a CDS encoding response regulator transcription factor, translated to MKGKTILVVDDDKNICELLDLYLSNAGFSRFFSHDGSTALNLLKEQKIDLILLDIMLPIINGWEVCKIVRSTSSIPIIMLTARDMLEDKIQGFDIGADDYIVKPFEPKEVIARIKARLKEKQVKPIREDGLLKTEDLIVDISKYEVWQGDSLIDLKPREVQLLHFLLNNKNIVFSREQLLDKVWNYDFMVDTRTVDVHIKRLREKLGERSTSWSIKTLRGVGYKLEVR
- a CDS encoding amidohydrolase family protein; its protein translation is MKCDLLIKSGFIIDGTGNPGFYGDLAIGEGKIIEIAANLEYNAERVIDASGLTVSPGFIDPHVHAELTVLTSGKFEEFLRQGVTTMVNGNCGHSITPYSSDNIYDYMAHKGLISFEAKERNKRIVPAWANFSGYIDVIKNKGTSVNMGFLLGHGTLRWSVMGEAKNREPTAKEEKELNYLIEEGMEQGALGISTGLAYAPSKYADTDELIKLSKISKKHDGIYTSHIRTHIGILDAVKEAIRIGEATGIRVQVSHLTPTVPEAFDQILAARERGVEIAVDTIPKTSGHFKRKDRLLEFIGINASQDPFLTPEEKRKILKKIRFRDHLLVINTDDPQMENRTLKEIACERNMKVDELFLNLLENDSPNLTFCQGGLIRRDFPGTSYADNIAHNPLVMAGSDKVFGEIDDPYDWYELFRKGAFPLFFDLCKQKGVRLEEIIRRITSLPAQQFRLTDRGTLAKGKAADIAIINMDHYYYPSNEKIDYKSPLTMARGVKYTIVNGNVALDDGTLKDVNSGQLLSKYGRKLPL